The proteins below are encoded in one region of Takifugu rubripes chromosome 1, fTakRub1.2, whole genome shotgun sequence:
- the exoc7 gene encoding exocyst complex component 7 isoform X1, which yields MGILSRMIPTEDASARKREIEEKLKQEQETLSFIRENLEKSDQLTKGMVSILSSFESRLMQLENSIIPVHKQTENLQRLQENVDKTLSCMDHVISYYHVAKDTDRIIREGPTGRLDEYLACIAKIQKAVEYFQDNNPDSPELNTVKARFEKGKELLEAEFRNLLTRYSKPVPPILILDAISVDEELEVQEEVVLEHLPEAVLQDIICIAGWLVEYGRNQDFMNVYFQIRSNQLDRSIKGLKEHFRKNSASSGVPYSPAVQTKRKDTPTKKVPKRPVYIPGTIRKAQNLLKQYSQHGLDGKKGGSNLTPLEGYDHDLRVKLMTDALTEKHGGAAGKDDVLDIEIDSYIHCISAFVKLAQSEYALLLEIIPEHHQKKTFDSLIQEALDNLMLEGDNIVSAARRAIMRHDYSAVLTIFPILRHLKMNKSEFDSTLQGTAASTKNKLPTLITSMETIGAKALEEFADSIKNDPDKEYNMPKDGTVHELTSNAILFLQQLLDFQETAGAMLASQVLGDTYNIPLDPRESSSSASSYTSEFNKRLLSTYICKVLGNLQLNLLSKSKVYEDAALRAIFLHNNYNYILKSLEKSELIQLVTVTQKRAESLYRELIEQQIISYKSSWFKVTEHLSEKNMPVFQPGTKLKDKERQIIKDKFKGFNDGLEELCKTQKGWAIPDKEQRDFIRRSQKTVVSEAYRAFLQRCANISFTKNPEKYHKYHPEHVEQMIEKLFDTSA from the exons ATGGGCATTTTATCCAGGATGATCCCGACCGAAGACGCGTCCGCCAGGAAGCGGGAAATCGAGGAGAAACTGAAGCAG GAGCAGGAGACCCTTTCATTTATAAGAGAAAATCTAGAAAAGAGTGATCAGCTGACCAAGGGaatg GTCTCCATCCTGTCTTCCTTCGAGAGTCGTCTGATGCAGCTGGAGAACTCCATCATCCCAGTACACAAACAGACGGAGAACCTGCAGCGTCTGCAGGAAAACGTGGACAAGACCCTGTCCTGCATGGACCACGTCATCAGCTATTACCACGTGGCCAAAGACACGGACAGGATCATCAGAGAAGG gCCGACCGGCAGACTGGACGAGTATCTGGCTTGTATTGCAAAGATTCAAAAAGCTGTGGAATATTTCCAGGACAATAATCCGGACAGCCCAGAACTCAACACAGTG AAAGCACGCTTTGAGAAGGggaaagagctgctggaggcaGAGTTCCGCAACCTTCTGACCCGCTACAGCAAGCCCGTCCCTCCCATCCTCATCCTAGACGCCATCAGTGTGGACGAGGAactggaggtgcaggaggaggtggtgctggaGCACCTCCCCGAAGCCGTGCTCCAGGACATCATCTGCATCGCTGGCTGGCTGGTGGAATACGGCCGCAACCAGG ATTTCATGAACGTTTACTTCCAGATCAGATCCAATCAGCTGGATCGATCCATCAAAGGACTGAAGGAACACTTCCGGAAGAACAGCGCCTCCTCCGGTGTCCCCTACTCACCTGCCGTCCAAACCAAACGCAAGGACACGCCCACCAAAAAGGTTCCTAAGCGACCAG TCTACATCCCAG GGACCATTCGCAAGGCTCAGAACCTTCTGAAACAGTACTCACAGCATGGGCTGGATGGGAAAAAGGGGGGCTCTAACCTCACTCCTCTGGAAG GTTACGATCACGACTTGAGGGTCAAACTGATGACTGATGCCCTGACAGAGAAGCACGGGGGCGCCGCAG GGAAAGACGACGTCCTGGACATCGAGATCGACTCCTACATCCACTGCATCAGCGCCTTTGTCAAGCTGGCCCAGAGCGAGTACGCCCTCCTGCTGGAGATCATCCCCGAGCACCATCAGAAGAAGACGTTTGACTCGCTCATTCAG GAGGCGCTAGACAACCTGATGCTGGAGGGAGACAACATTGTGTCGGCGGCTCGCAGGGCCATCATGCGCCACGACTACTCGGCGGTCCTCACCATCTTTCCCATCCTCCGACACTTGAAGATGAACAAGTCAGAGTTTGACTCCACTCTGCAG GGCACGGCGGCGAGCACAAAGAACAAGCTGCCCACGCTCATCACCTCCATGGAAACCATCGGAGCCAAAGCTCTGGAGGAGTTTGCAGACAGCATCAAG AATGATCCGGATAAAGAGTACAACATGCCCAAGGACGGAACGGTCCACGAGCTGACGAGCAAC gctatcctgttcctgcagcagctgctggacttcCAAGAGACAGCCGGAGCCATGTTGGCCTCACAAG TTCTGGGGGATACTTACAATATTCCGTTAGACCCCCGAG AGTCCAGCTCTTCGGCGAGCAGCTACACCTCCGAGTTCAACAAAAGGCTCCTCAGTACTTACATAT GTAAGGTGTTGGGAAACCTGCAGCTCAACCTGCTCAGCAAATCTAAAGTGTACGAAGACGCCGCTCTGAGGGCCATCTTCCTGCACAACAACTACAACTACATCCTGAAGTCGCTGGAGAA GTCTGAGCTGATCCAGCTGGTGACGGTGACGCAGAAGAGAGCTGAGAGTTTGTACAGAGAGCTGATCGAGCAGCAGATCATCTCGTACAAAAGCAG ctggttcAAAGTCACAGAACACCTGTCGGAGAAGAACATGCCCGTCTTCCAGCCCGGCACGAAG ctgaaggacaaagagCGACAGATCATCAAAGACAAGTTCAAG GGTTTCAACGACGGCCTGGAGGAGCTGTGTAAGACCCAGAAGGGTTGGGCCATCCCTGACAAAGAGCAGCGCGATTTCATCCGCCGGTCACAGAAGACGGTGGTGTCGGAGGCCTACAGGGCGTTCCTGCAGCG ATGTGCCAACATCTCCTTCACCAAAAACCCTGAAAAATACCACAAATATCATCCTGAGCACGTGGAACAGATGATCGAGAAGCTATTCGACACTTCTGCCTGA
- the exoc7 gene encoding exocyst complex component 7 isoform X7: protein MGILSRMIPTEDASARKREIEEKLKQEQETLSFIRENLEKSDQLTKGMVSILSSFESRLMQLENSIIPVHKQTENLQRLQENVDKTLSCMDHVISYYHVAKDTDRIIREGPTGRLDEYLACIAKIQKAVEYFQDNNPDSPELNTVKARFEKGKELLEAEFRNLLTRYSKPVPPILILDAISVDEELEVQEEVVLEHLPEAVLQDIICIAGWLVEYGRNQDFMNVYFQIRSNQLDRSIKGLKEHFRKNSASSGVPYSPAVQTKRKDTPTKKVPKRPVYIPGYDHDLRVKLMTDALTEKHGGAAGKDDVLDIEIDSYIHCISAFVKLAQSEYALLLEIIPEHHQKKTFDSLIQEALDNLMLEGDNIVSAARRAIMRHDYSAVLTIFPILRHLKMNKSEFDSTLQGTAASTKNKLPTLITSMETIGAKALEEFADSIKNDPDKEYNMPKDGTVHELTSNAILFLQQLLDFQETAGAMLASQVLGDTYNIPLDPRESSSSASSYTSEFNKRLLSTYICKVLGNLQLNLLSKSKVYEDAALRAIFLHNNYNYILKSLEKSELIQLVTVTQKRAESLYRELIEQQIISYKSSWFKVTEHLSEKNMPVFQPGTKLKDKERQIIKDKFKGFNDGLEELCKTQKGWAIPDKEQRDFIRRSQKTVVSEAYRAFLQRCANISFTKNPEKYHKYHPEHVEQMIEKLFDTSA, encoded by the exons ATGGGCATTTTATCCAGGATGATCCCGACCGAAGACGCGTCCGCCAGGAAGCGGGAAATCGAGGAGAAACTGAAGCAG GAGCAGGAGACCCTTTCATTTATAAGAGAAAATCTAGAAAAGAGTGATCAGCTGACCAAGGGaatg GTCTCCATCCTGTCTTCCTTCGAGAGTCGTCTGATGCAGCTGGAGAACTCCATCATCCCAGTACACAAACAGACGGAGAACCTGCAGCGTCTGCAGGAAAACGTGGACAAGACCCTGTCCTGCATGGACCACGTCATCAGCTATTACCACGTGGCCAAAGACACGGACAGGATCATCAGAGAAGG gCCGACCGGCAGACTGGACGAGTATCTGGCTTGTATTGCAAAGATTCAAAAAGCTGTGGAATATTTCCAGGACAATAATCCGGACAGCCCAGAACTCAACACAGTG AAAGCACGCTTTGAGAAGGggaaagagctgctggaggcaGAGTTCCGCAACCTTCTGACCCGCTACAGCAAGCCCGTCCCTCCCATCCTCATCCTAGACGCCATCAGTGTGGACGAGGAactggaggtgcaggaggaggtggtgctggaGCACCTCCCCGAAGCCGTGCTCCAGGACATCATCTGCATCGCTGGCTGGCTGGTGGAATACGGCCGCAACCAGG ATTTCATGAACGTTTACTTCCAGATCAGATCCAATCAGCTGGATCGATCCATCAAAGGACTGAAGGAACACTTCCGGAAGAACAGCGCCTCCTCCGGTGTCCCCTACTCACCTGCCGTCCAAACCAAACGCAAGGACACGCCCACCAAAAAGGTTCCTAAGCGACCAG TCTACATCCCAG GTTACGATCACGACTTGAGGGTCAAACTGATGACTGATGCCCTGACAGAGAAGCACGGGGGCGCCGCAG GGAAAGACGACGTCCTGGACATCGAGATCGACTCCTACATCCACTGCATCAGCGCCTTTGTCAAGCTGGCCCAGAGCGAGTACGCCCTCCTGCTGGAGATCATCCCCGAGCACCATCAGAAGAAGACGTTTGACTCGCTCATTCAG GAGGCGCTAGACAACCTGATGCTGGAGGGAGACAACATTGTGTCGGCGGCTCGCAGGGCCATCATGCGCCACGACTACTCGGCGGTCCTCACCATCTTTCCCATCCTCCGACACTTGAAGATGAACAAGTCAGAGTTTGACTCCACTCTGCAG GGCACGGCGGCGAGCACAAAGAACAAGCTGCCCACGCTCATCACCTCCATGGAAACCATCGGAGCCAAAGCTCTGGAGGAGTTTGCAGACAGCATCAAG AATGATCCGGATAAAGAGTACAACATGCCCAAGGACGGAACGGTCCACGAGCTGACGAGCAAC gctatcctgttcctgcagcagctgctggacttcCAAGAGACAGCCGGAGCCATGTTGGCCTCACAAG TTCTGGGGGATACTTACAATATTCCGTTAGACCCCCGAG AGTCCAGCTCTTCGGCGAGCAGCTACACCTCCGAGTTCAACAAAAGGCTCCTCAGTACTTACATAT GTAAGGTGTTGGGAAACCTGCAGCTCAACCTGCTCAGCAAATCTAAAGTGTACGAAGACGCCGCTCTGAGGGCCATCTTCCTGCACAACAACTACAACTACATCCTGAAGTCGCTGGAGAA GTCTGAGCTGATCCAGCTGGTGACGGTGACGCAGAAGAGAGCTGAGAGTTTGTACAGAGAGCTGATCGAGCAGCAGATCATCTCGTACAAAAGCAG ctggttcAAAGTCACAGAACACCTGTCGGAGAAGAACATGCCCGTCTTCCAGCCCGGCACGAAG ctgaaggacaaagagCGACAGATCATCAAAGACAAGTTCAAG GGTTTCAACGACGGCCTGGAGGAGCTGTGTAAGACCCAGAAGGGTTGGGCCATCCCTGACAAAGAGCAGCGCGATTTCATCCGCCGGTCACAGAAGACGGTGGTGTCGGAGGCCTACAGGGCGTTCCTGCAGCG ATGTGCCAACATCTCCTTCACCAAAAACCCTGAAAAATACCACAAATATCATCCTGAGCACGTGGAACAGATGATCGAGAAGCTATTCGACACTTCTGCCTGA
- the exoc7 gene encoding exocyst complex component 7 isoform X2 encodes MGILSRMIPTEDASARKREIEEKLKQEQETLSFIRENLEKSDQLTKGMVSILSSFESRLMQLENSIIPVHKQTENLQRLQENVDKTLSCMDHVISYYHVAKDTDRIIREGPTGRLDEYLACIAKIQKAVEYFQDNNPDSPELNTVKARFEKGKELLEAEFRNLLTRYSKPVPPILILDAISVDEELEVQEEVVLEHLPEAVLQDIICIAGWLVEYGRNQDFMNVYFQIRSNQLDRSIKGLKEHFRKNSASSGVPYSPAVQTKRKDTPTKKVPKRPGTIRKAQNLLKQYSQHGLDGKKGGSNLTPLEGYDHDLRVKLMTDALTEKHGGAAGKDDVLDIEIDSYIHCISAFVKLAQSEYALLLEIIPEHHQKKTFDSLIQEALDNLMLEGDNIVSAARRAIMRHDYSAVLTIFPILRHLKMNKSEFDSTLQGTAASTKNKLPTLITSMETIGAKALEEFADSIKNDPDKEYNMPKDGTVHELTSNAILFLQQLLDFQETAGAMLASQVLGDTYNIPLDPRESSSSASSYTSEFNKRLLSTYICKVLGNLQLNLLSKSKVYEDAALRAIFLHNNYNYILKSLEKSELIQLVTVTQKRAESLYRELIEQQIISYKSSWFKVTEHLSEKNMPVFQPGTKLKDKERQIIKDKFKGFNDGLEELCKTQKGWAIPDKEQRDFIRRSQKTVVSEAYRAFLQRCANISFTKNPEKYHKYHPEHVEQMIEKLFDTSA; translated from the exons ATGGGCATTTTATCCAGGATGATCCCGACCGAAGACGCGTCCGCCAGGAAGCGGGAAATCGAGGAGAAACTGAAGCAG GAGCAGGAGACCCTTTCATTTATAAGAGAAAATCTAGAAAAGAGTGATCAGCTGACCAAGGGaatg GTCTCCATCCTGTCTTCCTTCGAGAGTCGTCTGATGCAGCTGGAGAACTCCATCATCCCAGTACACAAACAGACGGAGAACCTGCAGCGTCTGCAGGAAAACGTGGACAAGACCCTGTCCTGCATGGACCACGTCATCAGCTATTACCACGTGGCCAAAGACACGGACAGGATCATCAGAGAAGG gCCGACCGGCAGACTGGACGAGTATCTGGCTTGTATTGCAAAGATTCAAAAAGCTGTGGAATATTTCCAGGACAATAATCCGGACAGCCCAGAACTCAACACAGTG AAAGCACGCTTTGAGAAGGggaaagagctgctggaggcaGAGTTCCGCAACCTTCTGACCCGCTACAGCAAGCCCGTCCCTCCCATCCTCATCCTAGACGCCATCAGTGTGGACGAGGAactggaggtgcaggaggaggtggtgctggaGCACCTCCCCGAAGCCGTGCTCCAGGACATCATCTGCATCGCTGGCTGGCTGGTGGAATACGGCCGCAACCAGG ATTTCATGAACGTTTACTTCCAGATCAGATCCAATCAGCTGGATCGATCCATCAAAGGACTGAAGGAACACTTCCGGAAGAACAGCGCCTCCTCCGGTGTCCCCTACTCACCTGCCGTCCAAACCAAACGCAAGGACACGCCCACCAAAAAGGTTCCTAAGCGACCAG GGACCATTCGCAAGGCTCAGAACCTTCTGAAACAGTACTCACAGCATGGGCTGGATGGGAAAAAGGGGGGCTCTAACCTCACTCCTCTGGAAG GTTACGATCACGACTTGAGGGTCAAACTGATGACTGATGCCCTGACAGAGAAGCACGGGGGCGCCGCAG GGAAAGACGACGTCCTGGACATCGAGATCGACTCCTACATCCACTGCATCAGCGCCTTTGTCAAGCTGGCCCAGAGCGAGTACGCCCTCCTGCTGGAGATCATCCCCGAGCACCATCAGAAGAAGACGTTTGACTCGCTCATTCAG GAGGCGCTAGACAACCTGATGCTGGAGGGAGACAACATTGTGTCGGCGGCTCGCAGGGCCATCATGCGCCACGACTACTCGGCGGTCCTCACCATCTTTCCCATCCTCCGACACTTGAAGATGAACAAGTCAGAGTTTGACTCCACTCTGCAG GGCACGGCGGCGAGCACAAAGAACAAGCTGCCCACGCTCATCACCTCCATGGAAACCATCGGAGCCAAAGCTCTGGAGGAGTTTGCAGACAGCATCAAG AATGATCCGGATAAAGAGTACAACATGCCCAAGGACGGAACGGTCCACGAGCTGACGAGCAAC gctatcctgttcctgcagcagctgctggacttcCAAGAGACAGCCGGAGCCATGTTGGCCTCACAAG TTCTGGGGGATACTTACAATATTCCGTTAGACCCCCGAG AGTCCAGCTCTTCGGCGAGCAGCTACACCTCCGAGTTCAACAAAAGGCTCCTCAGTACTTACATAT GTAAGGTGTTGGGAAACCTGCAGCTCAACCTGCTCAGCAAATCTAAAGTGTACGAAGACGCCGCTCTGAGGGCCATCTTCCTGCACAACAACTACAACTACATCCTGAAGTCGCTGGAGAA GTCTGAGCTGATCCAGCTGGTGACGGTGACGCAGAAGAGAGCTGAGAGTTTGTACAGAGAGCTGATCGAGCAGCAGATCATCTCGTACAAAAGCAG ctggttcAAAGTCACAGAACACCTGTCGGAGAAGAACATGCCCGTCTTCCAGCCCGGCACGAAG ctgaaggacaaagagCGACAGATCATCAAAGACAAGTTCAAG GGTTTCAACGACGGCCTGGAGGAGCTGTGTAAGACCCAGAAGGGTTGGGCCATCCCTGACAAAGAGCAGCGCGATTTCATCCGCCGGTCACAGAAGACGGTGGTGTCGGAGGCCTACAGGGCGTTCCTGCAGCG ATGTGCCAACATCTCCTTCACCAAAAACCCTGAAAAATACCACAAATATCATCCTGAGCACGTGGAACAGATGATCGAGAAGCTATTCGACACTTCTGCCTGA
- the exoc7 gene encoding exocyst complex component 7 isoform X11 has protein sequence MGILSRMIPTEDASARKREIEEKLKQEQETLSFIRENLEKSDQLTKGMVSILSSFESRLMQLENSIIPVHKQTENLQRLQENVDKTLSCMDHVISYYHVAKDTDRIIREGPTGRLDEYLACIAKIQKAVEYFQDNNPDSPELNTVKARFEKGKELLEAEFRNLLTRYSKPVPPILILDAISVDEELEVQEEVVLEHLPEAVLQDIICIAGWLVEYGRNQDFMNVYFQIRSNQLDRSIKGLKEHFRKNSASSGVPYSPAVQTKRKDTPTKKVPKRPGYDHDLRVKLMTDALTEKHGGAAGKDDVLDIEIDSYIHCISAFVKLAQSEYALLLEIIPEHHQKKTFDSLIQEALDNLMLEGDNIVSAARRAIMRHDYSAVLTIFPILRHLKMNKSEFDSTLQGTAASTKNKLPTLITSMETIGAKALEEFADSIKNDPDKEYNMPKDGTVHELTSNAILFLQQLLDFQETAGAMLASQESSSSASSYTSEFNKRLLSTYICKVLGNLQLNLLSKSKVYEDAALRAIFLHNNYNYILKSLEKSELIQLVTVTQKRAESLYRELIEQQIISYKSSWFKVTEHLSEKNMPVFQPGTKLKDKERQIIKDKFKGFNDGLEELCKTQKGWAIPDKEQRDFIRRSQKTVVSEAYRAFLQRCANISFTKNPEKYHKYHPEHVEQMIEKLFDTSA, from the exons ATGGGCATTTTATCCAGGATGATCCCGACCGAAGACGCGTCCGCCAGGAAGCGGGAAATCGAGGAGAAACTGAAGCAG GAGCAGGAGACCCTTTCATTTATAAGAGAAAATCTAGAAAAGAGTGATCAGCTGACCAAGGGaatg GTCTCCATCCTGTCTTCCTTCGAGAGTCGTCTGATGCAGCTGGAGAACTCCATCATCCCAGTACACAAACAGACGGAGAACCTGCAGCGTCTGCAGGAAAACGTGGACAAGACCCTGTCCTGCATGGACCACGTCATCAGCTATTACCACGTGGCCAAAGACACGGACAGGATCATCAGAGAAGG gCCGACCGGCAGACTGGACGAGTATCTGGCTTGTATTGCAAAGATTCAAAAAGCTGTGGAATATTTCCAGGACAATAATCCGGACAGCCCAGAACTCAACACAGTG AAAGCACGCTTTGAGAAGGggaaagagctgctggaggcaGAGTTCCGCAACCTTCTGACCCGCTACAGCAAGCCCGTCCCTCCCATCCTCATCCTAGACGCCATCAGTGTGGACGAGGAactggaggtgcaggaggaggtggtgctggaGCACCTCCCCGAAGCCGTGCTCCAGGACATCATCTGCATCGCTGGCTGGCTGGTGGAATACGGCCGCAACCAGG ATTTCATGAACGTTTACTTCCAGATCAGATCCAATCAGCTGGATCGATCCATCAAAGGACTGAAGGAACACTTCCGGAAGAACAGCGCCTCCTCCGGTGTCCCCTACTCACCTGCCGTCCAAACCAAACGCAAGGACACGCCCACCAAAAAGGTTCCTAAGCGACCAG GTTACGATCACGACTTGAGGGTCAAACTGATGACTGATGCCCTGACAGAGAAGCACGGGGGCGCCGCAG GGAAAGACGACGTCCTGGACATCGAGATCGACTCCTACATCCACTGCATCAGCGCCTTTGTCAAGCTGGCCCAGAGCGAGTACGCCCTCCTGCTGGAGATCATCCCCGAGCACCATCAGAAGAAGACGTTTGACTCGCTCATTCAG GAGGCGCTAGACAACCTGATGCTGGAGGGAGACAACATTGTGTCGGCGGCTCGCAGGGCCATCATGCGCCACGACTACTCGGCGGTCCTCACCATCTTTCCCATCCTCCGACACTTGAAGATGAACAAGTCAGAGTTTGACTCCACTCTGCAG GGCACGGCGGCGAGCACAAAGAACAAGCTGCCCACGCTCATCACCTCCATGGAAACCATCGGAGCCAAAGCTCTGGAGGAGTTTGCAGACAGCATCAAG AATGATCCGGATAAAGAGTACAACATGCCCAAGGACGGAACGGTCCACGAGCTGACGAGCAAC gctatcctgttcctgcagcagctgctggacttcCAAGAGACAGCCGGAGCCATGTTGGCCTCACAAG AGTCCAGCTCTTCGGCGAGCAGCTACACCTCCGAGTTCAACAAAAGGCTCCTCAGTACTTACATAT GTAAGGTGTTGGGAAACCTGCAGCTCAACCTGCTCAGCAAATCTAAAGTGTACGAAGACGCCGCTCTGAGGGCCATCTTCCTGCACAACAACTACAACTACATCCTGAAGTCGCTGGAGAA GTCTGAGCTGATCCAGCTGGTGACGGTGACGCAGAAGAGAGCTGAGAGTTTGTACAGAGAGCTGATCGAGCAGCAGATCATCTCGTACAAAAGCAG ctggttcAAAGTCACAGAACACCTGTCGGAGAAGAACATGCCCGTCTTCCAGCCCGGCACGAAG ctgaaggacaaagagCGACAGATCATCAAAGACAAGTTCAAG GGTTTCAACGACGGCCTGGAGGAGCTGTGTAAGACCCAGAAGGGTTGGGCCATCCCTGACAAAGAGCAGCGCGATTTCATCCGCCGGTCACAGAAGACGGTGGTGTCGGAGGCCTACAGGGCGTTCCTGCAGCG ATGTGCCAACATCTCCTTCACCAAAAACCCTGAAAAATACCACAAATATCATCCTGAGCACGTGGAACAGATGATCGAGAAGCTATTCGACACTTCTGCCTGA
- the exoc7 gene encoding exocyst complex component 7 isoform X12 produces MGILSRMIPTEDASARKREIEEKLKQEQETLSFIRENLEKSDQLTKGMVSILSSFESRLMQLENSIIPVHKQTENLQRLQENVDKTLSCMDHVISYYHVAKDTDRIIREGPTGRLDEYLACIAKIQKAVEYFQDNNPDSPELNTVKARFEKGKELLEAEFRNLLTRYSKPVPPILILDAISVDEELEVQEEVVLEHLPEAVLQDIICIAGWLVEYGRNQDFMNVYFQIRSNQLDRSIKGLKEHFRKNSASSGVPYSPAVQTKRKDTPTKKVPKRPGKDDVLDIEIDSYIHCISAFVKLAQSEYALLLEIIPEHHQKKTFDSLIQEALDNLMLEGDNIVSAARRAIMRHDYSAVLTIFPILRHLKMNKSEFDSTLQGTAASTKNKLPTLITSMETIGAKALEEFADSIKNDPDKEYNMPKDGTVHELTSNAILFLQQLLDFQETAGAMLASQVLGDTYNIPLDPRESSSSASSYTSEFNKRLLSTYICKVLGNLQLNLLSKSKVYEDAALRAIFLHNNYNYILKSLEKSELIQLVTVTQKRAESLYRELIEQQIISYKSSWFKVTEHLSEKNMPVFQPGTKLKDKERQIIKDKFKGFNDGLEELCKTQKGWAIPDKEQRDFIRRSQKTVVSEAYRAFLQRCANISFTKNPEKYHKYHPEHVEQMIEKLFDTSA; encoded by the exons ATGGGCATTTTATCCAGGATGATCCCGACCGAAGACGCGTCCGCCAGGAAGCGGGAAATCGAGGAGAAACTGAAGCAG GAGCAGGAGACCCTTTCATTTATAAGAGAAAATCTAGAAAAGAGTGATCAGCTGACCAAGGGaatg GTCTCCATCCTGTCTTCCTTCGAGAGTCGTCTGATGCAGCTGGAGAACTCCATCATCCCAGTACACAAACAGACGGAGAACCTGCAGCGTCTGCAGGAAAACGTGGACAAGACCCTGTCCTGCATGGACCACGTCATCAGCTATTACCACGTGGCCAAAGACACGGACAGGATCATCAGAGAAGG gCCGACCGGCAGACTGGACGAGTATCTGGCTTGTATTGCAAAGATTCAAAAAGCTGTGGAATATTTCCAGGACAATAATCCGGACAGCCCAGAACTCAACACAGTG AAAGCACGCTTTGAGAAGGggaaagagctgctggaggcaGAGTTCCGCAACCTTCTGACCCGCTACAGCAAGCCCGTCCCTCCCATCCTCATCCTAGACGCCATCAGTGTGGACGAGGAactggaggtgcaggaggaggtggtgctggaGCACCTCCCCGAAGCCGTGCTCCAGGACATCATCTGCATCGCTGGCTGGCTGGTGGAATACGGCCGCAACCAGG ATTTCATGAACGTTTACTTCCAGATCAGATCCAATCAGCTGGATCGATCCATCAAAGGACTGAAGGAACACTTCCGGAAGAACAGCGCCTCCTCCGGTGTCCCCTACTCACCTGCCGTCCAAACCAAACGCAAGGACACGCCCACCAAAAAGGTTCCTAAGCGACCAG GGAAAGACGACGTCCTGGACATCGAGATCGACTCCTACATCCACTGCATCAGCGCCTTTGTCAAGCTGGCCCAGAGCGAGTACGCCCTCCTGCTGGAGATCATCCCCGAGCACCATCAGAAGAAGACGTTTGACTCGCTCATTCAG GAGGCGCTAGACAACCTGATGCTGGAGGGAGACAACATTGTGTCGGCGGCTCGCAGGGCCATCATGCGCCACGACTACTCGGCGGTCCTCACCATCTTTCCCATCCTCCGACACTTGAAGATGAACAAGTCAGAGTTTGACTCCACTCTGCAG GGCACGGCGGCGAGCACAAAGAACAAGCTGCCCACGCTCATCACCTCCATGGAAACCATCGGAGCCAAAGCTCTGGAGGAGTTTGCAGACAGCATCAAG AATGATCCGGATAAAGAGTACAACATGCCCAAGGACGGAACGGTCCACGAGCTGACGAGCAAC gctatcctgttcctgcagcagctgctggacttcCAAGAGACAGCCGGAGCCATGTTGGCCTCACAAG TTCTGGGGGATACTTACAATATTCCGTTAGACCCCCGAG AGTCCAGCTCTTCGGCGAGCAGCTACACCTCCGAGTTCAACAAAAGGCTCCTCAGTACTTACATAT GTAAGGTGTTGGGAAACCTGCAGCTCAACCTGCTCAGCAAATCTAAAGTGTACGAAGACGCCGCTCTGAGGGCCATCTTCCTGCACAACAACTACAACTACATCCTGAAGTCGCTGGAGAA GTCTGAGCTGATCCAGCTGGTGACGGTGACGCAGAAGAGAGCTGAGAGTTTGTACAGAGAGCTGATCGAGCAGCAGATCATCTCGTACAAAAGCAG ctggttcAAAGTCACAGAACACCTGTCGGAGAAGAACATGCCCGTCTTCCAGCCCGGCACGAAG ctgaaggacaaagagCGACAGATCATCAAAGACAAGTTCAAG GGTTTCAACGACGGCCTGGAGGAGCTGTGTAAGACCCAGAAGGGTTGGGCCATCCCTGACAAAGAGCAGCGCGATTTCATCCGCCGGTCACAGAAGACGGTGGTGTCGGAGGCCTACAGGGCGTTCCTGCAGCG ATGTGCCAACATCTCCTTCACCAAAAACCCTGAAAAATACCACAAATATCATCCTGAGCACGTGGAACAGATGATCGAGAAGCTATTCGACACTTCTGCCTGA